The DNA region TGGGATATGTCCTAGAGACCATGGAGATATTGTTGAAAAACCCCATCTTCCTTTACAATTCATGTTGTAGATACTAACTTTGCTGTGTGCCTTTAACTGTTGTAGTTCATATAAGAACACATTTATTGCTTGTTTGACTCTTTACTTGTGGTCTTTACTTGTGGTGAGCATCTAGTTAATGATTTAACTTCATAGGGATAATATAGGTATTGCCTCTATAATAAACCATTTAGTATTTTACAACGTTCAGCTACctttcttccccccccccccccccccccccccaaaaaaaatcctATCTTTTAAATCATTATTGAGTTTATGTTTTCAAGACTTTAATAAGTTAAAGGATGAGCAGATCTTTGAGTTTATTCAAGTCAAATTTTGGAGCCTTGGTTTATTTAGAAAATGGCATGTTGGACGACTTTAATGGTTCTTTCAACGAGGAACTTAATTTCTATACAAAACcagattttaaaatattgattacCTTGTTTTTTTTACTCTTAATCCTTGAATTCATATGTAAAAGTGTTTTAGCTCAAcatcacattttttttataatgtcAATTGGATTTATATATAAAGTTAGTCAccacttttcacttttaaatACTAATTCCCTCTTGTTTTATAATTAACCAattattttatacattattacTTATACTTTACAAGGCCTTTTAATTAACATAAGTCCGATCGATTCACCATTGTTaatggatcttaaaggatgcttaatATCTTCGCTTTagattaattgaacccttacctagaatcttttgGTTTTGTAGACTTTAAAACGGAGTAACTTTAGACAATTactttaataaactttaggtgccctaattcaccataaataattagatGGCGACTCctttactttaattaaccccggaattaccggaATGTTGTAAACCATTTTGACTCCGGTTAAAATAGGATATAAcattgtgatgttggattggattggatatattcagacttggcacatttgggattagatgctttacataggtgatgacggataatTGGAATCGATTGTATTATCTTATACTTGCTGGtgtatttgcttatctgctttattatctgaattgtgttagctatgcttagtcggctgATGCCCTACCGatcttgttgtttgtactaactcgcacttctttgcattcttttatgaatgcagagtatcaggtcagATCCACTTCCGTGACGCGTGGCTAATCGTCGCTTCAGCTCTATTCTCGAGTTTCCAAGGTGAGCATGGCCGTCCGCTGCCTTGAAAACTTTCTATCATTATGTCCTATTCTATTaagagacatagacactttatgtattagtattccagattgtattatctccctttagatgctcttgtgttaTTCGGACTAGACCCTGGAGGGTGTTTATCATCATTCCGCACTTTtctactatttatatatatatatctatatatcgtgagacttacgtatttactCTATTCCGTTgcttatgtatttattcattgttggattgagggttcgctttagaggtggaaaggtaagtgcccgcacgacttaggcaaaataggtcgaGACAAAAACAGTAAATGCTCGTGTGTCTAGGATAAACTCGAAGATTAGTCAGTTGTGCTTGTACCTTTATGAACCTAATTCATTTTGGAAAGAAATGCGAATACTAGCCTTTTGTTTCTAATCGCGCTTTTTCATTATTGTAATGTTTAGAAGAGTAGGACAGGATCAATGTCAAAAGCATATGTTTGGTAACAATCACTTATGAAACTGCGCATTATTTTTAAGTAGTAGTAATAAACAAGATTAGAAATCTCAACATAGCCTTTTAACTTGACAGAGTCACAAATTTGAATTTGTTCTAGAAAAGCAAATACTATCTATTTTTTAGTCTAAATGTCGGGTGTTTTATTTATCACAAAGAACATACAACCTTGACAGAAATGTCAAATTATGCAGAAGATAATACAAAAAATAGAAGCGATAgtggaaataaataaatataagcaGTCTAGTATTTCTTTATGGAGAATGTATACAACACTTTGTGGACGTATCTCGCTCCTGGGTTCACAATTGTCGATGGGAAATTTGGGTGATTCACAGCGTCAGGGAACACTAGAGTTTCCAAAGCTAATGCTGCATGACTCTGATACACAAATCCACCTTTCCCTTTTACAGTTCTATTACCCCAATTTGAAGTGTAGAATTGAACACCAGGTGCAGATGCTTTTACATCCATCACTCTTCCAGACTTCTTATCATAAACTGTCCCCACACGATTCATTTTCTCAGTGTCATCGAGTACATAGTTGATGTCATATCCGTTTTGGAGCTTATCGATCCTGCTCCCCACCTTACGGGGTTTAAGGAAGTCGTAAGGCGTGTTTTTGACGGGGGCAATTTTCCCTGTGGGAATGAGCTCTTTATCAACTAGGGTGATGTGTGATCCAAAGATTTCAATAACGTTGGACAAAATATCGCCACTGTTGTGTCCACCAATGTTCCAGTAAGGGTGGTGAGACAGGTTAATTGGAGTAGCCTTGTTCAGAGCTTTTGCCTTAAATACCACACTAAGTTTGTAAGGGTCTTTTAATGCATAGGTAACAGAGGCAAGAACAGCACCAGGAAATCCTACATAAGAAAGCAATGGAGTTTATTCAATTTGTTAGTGTTCTTCAAAAAGAAATTACTTCCTCCATTCTATTTTACGCAATGTTATTTTGTCATTAGTTCGTTCAAAAAGAAAGTGACGAAAATCTTTGGACATGTTTAAATACCACGAGTTTCAAATGCCTTTCATTCTTGAGTTTCGTGTTTAATCCAACTACGTAAATTGAAACGAAAGAAGTAATTGTCCTGTATGGAATACCAAGACTTACCTTGATCACCGTCGGGACTGAAGTAGGTTAGAGTTATGTAAGGACAGGGACCATCTTTCACGTACTTGCTCACCTTCCAGACAACTTTACTAAATCCTTTCGGGCCAcctatatttttaaagttataatTACATCAAGCGTAGACCGTACAGAAAGGAAATTTAGGTAAATGAAGGTAAAAGTAGAAGGGAAAGCAAAGGTAAAAGGAAATGTAGTGAGGAGTACCATGCAACATGTTTTTGCCTTCATTGGGGACAAGCTTATAATGGGTTCCATTCAGAGTAAATTGAGCACCACCAATCCGGTTAGCGACCCTTCCAACTAAGGCTCCAAAATAACTTGTATCATTCTGCACCAAATTTCTTTCATAAGTGAAAACAAACCAGGCTTACATTCCTTCAATGTACTTCACACCAATCAAAAAGATGGGAGCTTTAGCTGAGATATTATAGGCTAGGGATGCAGTGTTTGTTAGGAAAGAACTACAATTACAGTGTCAAATGACTGTGGATTTTGACATGGTACAATTCGAGCAGGGGCGGCTAAAGGATTTGGTGACTTAAAACTAAATCTCTATAAGAGGCCTTAAACTTATTTCATAAAATTCTGACATCTATTagacaaaggattttaatttcGAAGCTACATATCACTCAAATGGGGACAAAGAGAAAATCTGATATAGTGGACAAATTCCGGAAAAAGAAATGAATGCAAACAAAAGAGGACAAATCAAAATTGAAAATGGTGGTAAATATACTAATTGACGAGAATAGAATTACCACAATTTACCCACTCATTTGAAAAACCTCAACTAAatcccaaaaattaaaaatcaacataaaattgaaattttttggtGCCTAAAGCGAAGGCTTTAATTGCATTTTGTTCTTGAGCCGGCCATGAATCAAGGAACCGGTGCTTATTGACTTATGAGACTCAGAACCAGAATGAAATGTAATAAAATAGAAGGCAATCAAAGAAAGTTCTTAGAAAAGGGCAAATTGGAATAGACGCATTTAAATACAATGAACAAAATAAAGTGAACTAACCAAGTATTCCTTAATGGTGTCATAGCCCAGAACAATATCATCTACTTTACCTGgaaagaaacaagagaaaataagaCTAATTTCTAGCAGAACACAGTACACATTTACACATCAAGAAGGTCAAAGACATAGTACATACCATTCTTATCAGGAAGAAATACAGAGATAATTCTGGCACCATAATTTGTGAGCTTAACAGAGAAATCTCCCTTCTTTAACTCATATATCCCTATCTTGCTCCCTGAAACACTAGTGGCAGCCAacagatgaaaaatgaagaaacagATGAGCAAATTAATCTTTGAAGACATAGTCAACTCCTGTGTTCTTTTAGACTTTTAGAGTGTCTTAATTGAATTTATGCACTCCTCCAGTTCATCTGACATTTATTGTGGGTATTAGATTATTAATTGCATGTGAACAAAAGGAAACTTGTCTCCCAGAAAATCGGCCTGAAAATGGCATATGTCAAtagaaaattgacaaaaataaaaGTCTTGAAATTGACCGAGTCACGTTAGCCGCCTGCCCGCCTCCCATTTATGTACTACTCCCTGGTCCCATTGTTAGGTGCTACTCTAGGATTCTAAAATTGACAATTGTTTTTTATTATATTCTTATTAAAAAAGCAGTTCCTTTTAACATTATTCTATTCTGAAAAAGAATCTAACACATAAAGATAACTTTAGTAAAGTaccttttatttattatttttcttaaatgacGTGAAAAAAACTAAAGTCAAAATTAAAATGAGATGAAAGGAGTAGTTTTTGAGTACGGACATCCagtataatttaaaaaaaaaaattgcataaaattattaaataatttatgtTTGAGTGATAAATTAAAGTATAAGGTCTCGAAAAATTAAACAATGTACTATGTTTGTGTTCACTCGTAAATATAAAAATGGCACCCGCGTTTGCGTGATTCTCCCAAGATATTGTTAaagtagaattaatttaaatatatgCACACTCAATCGCCTAAATTAAAATATCTACGTCTAGCAAAATAAGTATTAAATTCAACCAGCTACTATTTAGGTAGAGATTCCTTTATTAAACCCAACCACATGTTTTGCCATTTCTTGAATTGTCCTGATGATTAAAGACCTCGAGATCGTAAATTTAGCTTTTAATTTTGGTACTTCAACCGAATTGGAAAAAAATCGTGCGTACCTCATAAAATGTAGTCCTTGAGTTGCGTTCAGGGTTTTCCGATCCGGTTCTGAGGAACTTACAGCAGAAGCATCTTCTATATATGTAAGAAGCGCAATTTGCATGATTGTCCTTATTCGAGGGTACtcattaatttttgtccctcaaattgcaaATTCCTGGTCTTTTAAGGTTTGTCCTTCACTTAAAAACTCatgggttccgggttcgaaccttCATCCagtcaaaaaaattttaaaaaaaatcgcaagatagaatttgtttgaaaaactctaccttaaggcaggcAAAATTCtatcttaaggcagagtttgctaCCTTACAACATAGAGTTTGCCTAAGTAGAGTTTGAATCCAAAGCTTtatcttgcgaatttttttaaaatttttgactgaacgGAGTTCAAACCCGAAACCATGAATTTTTAGGCGAAGAACGcaaaaagcaaaaattaaagaccaatgcctttgaagggcaatccgcgcaaaaaaatgttgtaAGGACCTTCATGACACTTCCGCTCTTTTATGGACTTACATTGCTTAAAACATTTATATGCTTTTTCATTTcgtttatgtgaaggtgttaaTATATATTTAGGAAGTTGAAGAGATTTTTCTTTGACTATaatttttcaaacttttttaGATAAATTTTAAATTGGCTATGTTGCCTTGTATTACTTTTGGtgtaattttcaaatttgtaaattttattttaaaatatttcaaaaatatcTACCCAAATTCATAGTCAAATGTGTTTTGACCTTCCTACTCTCTACCACTTCGCATAAATTCCGAGAGAGATAACATACTTTAACTATTTGGGAATGAATTACCGTCCCCGATATGAGCTCAATTATAAGTGTGATATGTATATTGtgttttttaggaaaaaaaagcgagttttttatttgttttcttgtgtttggtacgTTAGCGAAAACTATTATCCTaaaagcatttgtatataaCATAGAGAAATACTAGAGGGATGGCGTGGGGTGAGGTGGATGGGGataggtgggggtgggggtgggggtggaggtaAGGGTGTGAAGATGAAGTGGATCAAGGGTTGGGAGGAGACAATTCATGTGGTGCCGCTTGTGAAATTTGTTTTCCATACTTCCATTAGTgaagtcattttcttcatttttaaagaatttattttcttaaagaaaatatttttcaaaattttaaccaACGGAACATGAGTTCATAAGAAACACACCCTTACACCAATGAGTTCATAACGGGAGGACACATTAAGGTTTCAATATTTGTAGTTAATTCTCCTGTGGGATAAGGCACACTTTTGTAGAGTGACAAAAAAGAGGTTGTAGCTGTCTCATTGGCACGCCTTGCAAACAGGTAAGTCAACCTTACCAATTCAATTGTATCCTGAATGTCGGAGTTTTATTTGTCACGGAACATATAACCTTGATACAAAAGTCAACTTAAGTAGACGATATTAAGATGATACAAAAGACACAAACCAAGTCTGCTAGTATTTCTTGATGGAGAAAGTATACAATGCAGAGTGGGCGTAAGTCTTTCCCGGATTCACAATTGTTGATGCGAAATTTGGGTGATTCACAGCGTCAGGGTACCCTTGAGTCTCCAAAGATAATGCTGAATGAGGCTGATACACATATCCACCTTTCCCTTTTACATCAATGATCCAATTTGCAGTGTAGAAATGCACACAAGGCGCTGTCGCTCGTATATCCATCACTCTTCCTGATTTCTCATCATGAACTATCGCCACATGCTTCATTTTTTCGTTACTGTCGAGTACATAGTTTCTGTCATATCCAATTTGGACTTTATCAATCCTGCTCCCCACCTTACGAGGTTTTAGAAAGTCATAAGGCGTGTTCTTGATAGGGGTGATTTCGCCTGTGGGGATGAGCTGTTCATCTACTGGGGTGATGTGTGATGCAAATATTTGAACAACTTGGGACAAGACGTCGCCACTGTTGTGACCACCGAGGTTCCAGTAAGGGTGGTGAGACAAATTAATAGGAGAGGCCTTGTTCACTGATTTTGCCTTAAATTCCACACTAAGTTTGTAAGGATCTTTCAGTGCATAGGTAACAGAGACAAGAACATCACCAGGAAAGCCTACACATCAGAAAGCAATTAATGGACATGATTCAATTCATAGCTTTCTTCAAAAGGACTCTAAGATTTACCTTCTTCACCATCAGCGCTGTGGTAGGTTAGAGTTATGTAAGGACATGGACCATCTTGCACGTACTCGCTCACCTTCCAAACAACAAAGCTAAATCCTTTAGGGCCACCTGTATTTTCGAAGTTTTAGTTACAtcggagggaaaaaaaaaagaaaggaacttTGGGTAGAAGTGGAAGAGAAAGCAAAGGAAATGTAATGAGGGTACCATGAATTGTGTTATTGCCTTCATTAGGGACAAGTTTGTAAACGGTTCCATTCAAAGTAAATTGAGCACCACCAATCCGGTTAACAACCCTTCCAAGTAGGGCTCCGAAATAACGTGTTTCATTCTGCACAAAATAAATTCCGTGCTTGTTTATCCATTCCAAGATTTGAACAGTATCAAATGACTTCCATATTGAACTAATGAATTGTGGAAAAATCTTGAGTATCCAATCCAAAAACTCTGAAGGAATAGGTAGTGGCCTAAGAGCAACATCATCTATTAAATACAATGAAGAGAGTGAACTAACCATGTATTCCTTGATGTTGTCATATCCAAGAACAACATCATTTATTTTTCCTGGAAAGGAGCAAGACAAGATAAGACCGATTTCTTCAAGAACTCGCAAAACAAATCACGAAAAGTGAAACAAAGCATATGTAAACTAGGAATAAGATTCCAAAATATGGGATTGATTAGGTAAAAGACAGATATACCATTCTTATCAGGAAGAAAAACAGAGATGATTCTGGCACCATAATTTGTGATCTTAACAGAGAAGTCTCCCTTCGTTAACTCATAGATCCCTATCTTGCAGCCTGTAACAGTGCCAGCAGCCAACATATGAAGAGTGAACAAACAGATCAACAGACTAATAACTTTTGAAGACATAGTCAATTCCAGTAGTTTTTAGACTTTAGAAAGAGCTTCTTGATTGTTGGTTTTTTAAAAGATGGTGCTCCAAAAAAGATTAGAAGAATAATTTATAATGTCTctcgaaaattttattaagcaGGGCTTTAAATAGCCAACTTGAAACATAATCTGCAGAAAATCTGCATaccaaatattcaaaaaaaaaacctaaaatatCTTAACAACTAAAAAAATCTAATATaagtttaaaattcaaaaaagtaGATTAATCATAAAACTAAGCAACGtattatgattaaaaaaaaaatgcagtaCTAACTGAAGCAACTTCAACATTAGTGACAGCTTCTTCAGACTTAGCTT from Lycium ferocissimum isolate CSIRO_LF1 chromosome 2, AGI_CSIRO_Lferr_CH_V1, whole genome shotgun sequence includes:
- the LOC132047114 gene encoding uncharacterized protein LOC132047114, translated to MSSKVISLLICLFTLHMLAAGTVTGCKIGIYELTKGDFSVKITNYGARIISVFLPDKNGKINDVVLGYDNIKEYMNETRYFGALLGRVVNRIGGAQFTLNGTVYKLVPNEGNNTIHGGPKGFSFVVWKVSEYVQDGPCPYITLTYHSADGEEGFPGDVLVSVTYALKDPYKLSVEFKAKSVNKASPINLSHHPYWNLGGHNSGDVLSQVVQIFASHITPVDEQLIPTGEITPIKNTPYDFLKPRKVGSRIDKVQIGYDRNYVLDSNEKMKHVAIVHDEKSGRVMDIRATAPCVHFYTANWIIDVKGKGGYVYQPHSALSLETQGYPDAVNHPNFASTIVNPGKTYAHSALYTFSIKKY
- the LOC132047112 gene encoding uncharacterized protein LOC132047112; protein product: MSSKINLLICFFIFHLLAATSVSGSKIGIYELKKGDFSVKLTNYGARIISVFLPDKNGKVDDIVLGYDTIKEYLNDTSYFGALVGRVANRIGGAQFTLNGTHYKLVPNEGKNMLHGGPKGFSKVVWKVSKYVKDGPCPYITLTYFSPDGDQGFPGAVLASVTYALKDPYKLSVVFKAKALNKATPINLSHHPYWNIGGHNSGDILSNVIEIFGSHITLVDKELIPTGKIAPVKNTPYDFLKPRKVGSRIDKLQNGYDINYVLDDTEKMNRVGTVYDKKSGRVMDVKASAPGVQFYTSNWGNRTVKGKGGFVYQSHAALALETLVFPDAVNHPNFPSTIVNPGARYVHKVLYTFSIKKY